The proteins below come from a single Papaver somniferum cultivar HN1 chromosome 11, ASM357369v1, whole genome shotgun sequence genomic window:
- the LOC113323248 gene encoding ABC transporter G family member 6-like, translated as MELQDVTKSNIISSTIDISPTLLDEQPKHVANDGVVHRVPELDPRPIRFVLSFSNLKYSVKTRRNLSLGALFCQKIRLLNDLEVDPVEPESNHSKKKVLLNDISGEAKEGEIMAVLGASGSGKSTLIDALANRISKGSLQGSVTLNGEVLESRTLKMISAYVMQDDLLFPMLTVEETLMFSAEFRLPRSISKSKKMERVRALISQLGLQNAANTVIGDEGHRGISGGERRRVSIGVDIIHDPILLFLDEPTSGLDSTSAFMVVKVLQQIARSGSLVIMSVHQPSNRILSLFDHLIFLSRGQTVYNGSPKNLSMFFSEFGHPIPENENPTEFSLDFIRELEVSPGGTKRLVDFNKSSWQDITYSRDRNFNRSSIPESPSLKNAISSSISSGKLVFVASKNDSTTHKSIIATFRNPFWFEIYVLSKRSMINSTRTPKLLLARLATVLVTGFILATIFWQLDNSPKGVQERLGLMVFAISTTFYNCIQALPEFLQERYIFMRETAYNAYRRSSYVLSHSIVTIPALVMLSIAFAATTFWAVGLSGGFSGFLFFFIAILASFWAGSSFVTFLSGVVPDVMLGYVIGVAMLAYFLLFSGFFIIRDRIPPYWIWFHYISLVKYPFEGVLLNEFDDSTKCFVRGVQIFDNTPLELFSTDEKLKLLKTLSKSLGMNITRNTCVSTGVDILGKLGLNDISKWNSIWITLAWGFFFRILFYFCLFFGSKNKRT; from the coding sequence ATGGAGCTTCAAGATGTTACTAAGAGTAATATTATTTCTTCCACTATAGATATTTCGCCAACATTACTTGATGAACAGCCGAAGCACGTCGCCAATGATGGAGTTGTACACCGAGTGCCAGAGTTGGATCCAAGACCAATCCGATTTGTTCTTTCATTTAGTAATCTAAAATACAGTGTCAAGACACGTCGAAATTTGTCACTTGGTGCTTTGTTTTGTCAGAAAATTAGGCTTTTGAATGATTTAGAGGTCGATCCTGTGGAACCAGAGAGCAATCACTCAAAGAAAAAAGTTTTGTTGAATGATATTTCAGGTGAAGCAAAAGAAGGTGAAATAATGGCGGTTCTTGGTGCGAGCGGGTCAGGGAAATCTACGTTGATCGATGCACTTGCGAACAGGATCTCAAAAGGAAGTTTGCAAGGATCCGTGACACTAAATGGAGAAGTTCTTGAATCTAGGACTTTGAAAATGATTTCAGCTTACGTGATGCAAGATGATCTTCTTTTTCCTATGTTAACCGTTGAAGAAACTTTGATGTTTTCAGCTGAGTTCAGATTACCCCGTTCGATTTCTAAGTCAAAGAAAATGGAGAGAGTTCGAGCACTTATCAGTCAGCTAGGACTTCAAAATGCAGCGAACACGGTGATTGGTGATGAAGGCCATAGAGGGATCTCCGGTGGTGAGCGTCGCCGTGTTTCAATAGGAGTTGACATAATTCATGATCCTATCTTATTGTTTCTCGATGAACCAACTTCAGGTCTCGATTCTACTAGTGCTTTCATGGTGGTTAAAGTTCTTCAACAAATTGCTCGAAGTGGGAGCTTAGTCATCATGTCAGTTCACCAACCTAGTAACAGAATTCTTAGCCTATTCGACCATTTGATTTTCCTCTCAAGAGGACAAACTGTTTACAACGGTTCACCCAAGAATCTTTCCATGTTCTTCTCTGAATTCGGCCATCCAATTCCAGAAAATGAGAACCCAACTGAGTTTTCTCTTGATTTTATACGTGAACTCGAGGTATCGCCAGGAGGCACGAAAAGGCTAGTTGATTTCAACAAGTCATCTTGGCAAGATATTACATATTCACGTGATCGGAACTTTAACAGGAGTAGTATTCCAGAAAGTCCATCTCTGAAAAACGCGATAAGTTCTAGTATTTCAAGTGGAAAACTAGTATTTGTCGCGTCAAAGAATGATTCTACTACTCATAAATCTATCATTGCAACTTTCAGAAACCCATTCTGGTTCGAAATATATGTTTTGTCCAAACGGTCGATGATAAATTCAACTCGAACGCCTAAACTTTTGTTGGCCCGCCTAGCAACGGTTCTTGTAACAGGTTTTATCTTAGCCACTATATTCTGGCAACTTGATAACTCACCAAAAGGTGTACAAGAACGATTAGGTTTAATGGTTTTCGCCATCTCCACAACATTCTACAACTGTATACAAGCTCTTCCTGAATTCCTACAAGAACGATACATCTTCATGAGAGAAACTGCTTACAATGCATATCGCCGTTCATCTTATGTTCTATCACACTCGATTGTAACTATACCTGCACTAGTCATGCTCTCTATCGCCTTTGCAGCAACAACGTTCTGGGCAGTAGGTTTATCAGGTGGATTTTCAGGGTTCTTGTTCTTTTTCATTGCAATCTTGGCTTCATTTTGGGCAGGTAGCTCTTTTGTAACGTTTCTCTCAGGAGTGGTTCCAGATGTTATGCTAGGCTACGTTATTGGTGTAGCAATGCTAGCTTATTTCCTTCTCTTCAGTGGATTCTTTATCATCCGAGATCGGATTCCACCGTATTGGATTTGGTTTCATTACATATCGTTAGTGAAGTATCCATTTGAAGGAGTTTTACTGAATGAATTCGATGATTCAACTAAGTGTTTCGTTCGAGGTGTTCAGATATTCGATAACACACCTTTAGAGCTTTTTTCGACTGATGAGAAACTTAAGTTACTGAAGACACTGAGTAAATCTTTAGGCATGAATATAACTCGTAATACATGTGTTTCGACCGGAGTTGATATACTGGGAAAGCTAGGATTAAATGATATAAGCAAATGGAATAGTATTTGGATAACTTTGGCATGGGGTTTCTTCTTTAGAATTCTCTTTTACTTCTGTTTATTTTTTGGCAGCAAGAACAAGAGAACATAG